A stretch of Aphelocoma coerulescens isolate FSJ_1873_10779 unplaced genomic scaffold, UR_Acoe_1.0 HiC_scaffold_77, whole genome shotgun sequence DNA encodes these proteins:
- the ALDOA gene encoding fructose-bisphosphate aldolase A, translating to MAPPVPALSPEQKKELATIAQRIVAPGKGILAADESTGSIAKRLSSVGAENTEENRRWYRQLLFTADKRVEPCIGGVILFHETMYQKADDGRPFPQVIRDKGALVGIKVDKGVVPLAGTDGETTTQGLDGLMERCAQYKKDGADFAKWRCVLKISAHTPTRLAVMENANVLARYASICQQNGIVPIVEPEILPDGDHDLKTCQYVTEKVLAAVYKALSDHHVYLEGTLLKPNMVTGGHACSTKYSPEEIAMATVTALRRTVPPAVPGITFLSGGQSEEEASLNLNAINRCPLPRPWALTFSYGRALQASALKAWAGKKDNTKVAQEEYVKRALANSLACQGKYTPSGTAGAAASESLFVSNHAY from the exons ATGGCCCCGCCCGTGCCCGCGCTGAGCCCCGAGCAGAAGAAGGAGCTGGCAACCATCGCCCAGCGCATCGTGGCCCCCGGCAAGGGCATCCTGGCCGCCGATGAGTCCACTG gCAGCATCGCCAAGCGGCTGAGCTCGGTGGGCGCCGAGAACACGGAGGAGAACCGGCGCTGGTACCGGCAGCTGCTCTTCACGGCCGACAAGCGCGTGGAGCCGTGCATCGGCGGCGTCATCCTCTTCCACGAGACCATGTACCAGAAGGCCGACGACGGCCGCCCCTTCCCGCAGGTTATCCGCGACAAGGGCGCCCTGGTGGGCATCAAG GTGGACAAAGGAGTGGTGCCCCTGGCTGGCACTGATGGCGAGACCACGACCCAGG GGCTGGACGGGCTGATGGAGCGCTGTGCCCAGTACAAGAAGGACGGCGCGGACTTTGCCAAGTGGCGCTGCGTGCTGAAGATCTCGGCGCACACCCCGACGCGCCTGGCGGTCATGGAGAACGCCAACGTCCTGGCGCGCTACGCCAGCATCTGCCAGCAG AACGGCATCGTGCCCATCGTGGAGCCCGAGATCCTCCCGGACGGCGACCACGACCTCAAGACGTGCCAGTACGTCACCGAGAAG gtcctggcagccgtGTACAAAGCCCTCAGTGACCACCACGTGTACCTCGAGGGGACGCTGCTCAAGCCCAACATGGTGACCGGTGGCCACGCCTGCAGCACCAAGTACAGCCCCGAGGAGATCGCCATGGCAACGGTCACCGCCCTGCGCCGCACCGTGCCACCCGCCGTGCCCG GGATCACGTTCCTGTCGGGCGGGCAGAGCGAGGAGGAGGCGTCCCTGAACCTCAACGCCATCAACCGCTGCCCTCTGCCGCGGCCCTGGGCTCTGACCTTCTCCTACGGCCGCGCCCTGCAGGCCTCGGCCCTCAAGGCCTGGGCCGGCAAGAAGGACAACACCAAGGTGGCCCAGGAGGAGTACGTGAAGAGAGCGCTG GCCAACTCTCTGGCGTGCCAGGGCAAGTACACCCCGAGTGGCACCGCGGGGGCGGCCGCCAGCGAGTCCCTCTTCGTGTCCAACCACGCCTACTGA